GCCTCAAAACGTTGAGGATTTCCTTGAACTCGCGTCCAAGAGGCCGTTGCCAAGAAAAGGAGGATGCTAAATCTTTGGAAACCAATTAATTCCAGCTAAAAATATATCAAAAGGAGGTATCTATTGTCTTTACGTAAATGTGTCCTTAAATATCAATTAATACATTAAGTCCTGCCAAAACATCGGGCGTATATCCACACGATGATACATTAATTCAACGCCAAAGGTTTGATTTCTGTCCCTCTATATAAACGACTATGCAAGGGCCAAAGCTTACGACATCCTTAAGCACACAAGGAAGAAAGAAGCGATTCTTTGTCGATCTCTTTGTCATGGCAGCCCAGAGCAACGCTACCAGGAAGGCTGTGATTTTCGTGGTTCTTATGATCATGGCTTCCACCCTATCGTCATCGTCTTGCTACGCTCGCACAAGTAATAACATCTCTTCTTGTTTTATTCATGTGTTGCCAATTCTTTGTTGTCCTCTCGAGTCTTGATCGATTACTTTCATTCGTATTCAAGTCACTGCACCTGTTTAGTTTACCAAAATCGTCACTATTTTCCCGTACATGCATACATACATCAATTCATATATTTTTTCGTGCATGATCATGGATCATGGATTGAACTTGCAGTTGAAGATGGAGCGAATCTTCCATGCTTCCATCAGGAAAAGTGCAACGATCGTTGCCAGACCGTATGCGGCCTGAGCTTTAAGCCCTCGGCTCATGCGTATTGCAAGCAGGATCAGTGTTGTTGTGCCTAGAATTATGCTTCGTTTCTGGCTAGAGGAATAATTTCATCACATATGCTTGCAAATGTAGTATTGGTTACCGACAAATAATATAATTGAGCTTCTTATGTTGTGCGATCCACATTTGTTACTTTGGTCAAAAATTTCTTCCTTGGAAGCCCCTTCACATAAACTTGTGTTTTATCTGGTTAATATTTCCTCTAAAATACATGCTTTACCTGGTGTTCGTAATCCAAGCCGAGGAATCGCATACAACACAGATGTTCCTTGTGTTTTGATGTCAATGAATTTGAGAGAGAGGAACTCTACGCTTTGATGGTCCCATGTATTAACCTTTTTtgtagtatatatatatatatccgtgtgttagttttttttcttttttgcaaaATGATCCAGATCTACTATCAAAGTGCACCGAAAGTATAAAGCATCTCAAACAGAATAAAAATTACACCGAGATTCCAAGACCACCGAACAACCATTGGTGGTGCCAGAACGAGCCGTTGACGTGCCCGCAGTCGCCACTCCCCTATCGGAGCTGGGTTGACCTTGCCGCAGTCGCCACTCCCCTATCGGAGCTGGGTTGACCTTGTCGACGACAGCTTTCTTGCACATTATCATTTGATAAATCAAATAGTGTGGACGTACAGATCAATTATTCTTCCTTGCACGAAACAGGCTGAGAATAAGAAGGGATTCACTCAAAAGAATAATAATACACCATGGCACCCTGTTGCTAATTTCACGGGCTGGATTTTAATCCGCATAATCGACAGAGCACTTGCAGATAATCCAGCGATAGAAACAGGCTGCCTCATGTTCAGTTACAGATTATAAAAATTTTCTGCCCCAAACTTGCAGATCAATATCCTTGCTTAATTTAAGAGCATAATAATTCTGACTGAGACAATACACATTCTGCCCCAAACTGAATCTACCCGAGTGTCCTGCATCCACTCCCAGGGGATCTGATACCCACGGTCGGCTTATCGGGCCGTCGCACAAACAAGCAAGGCTGTACACTCCATGCTCCAACATGACACAACAACCATGGGTATGAACTACAAACTAACTGCAATGAACATACTACCGTCCCTGATAAATCCGCTACAAACTAACTGCAATGAACATACTGCCGTACTGGGAAATACTGTAGCTCATTCACATCTCGAaataggctttcgccccgctttataaatatAGCAAAGATCCGTACAACCAATATCCAAATCCGCAACATAACAGCAGCTGGGGCAGCAGCACAATCATGCCCAAGAAACGTAAGAGAAATAAGAAAAAAAATCACCTAGTGGCTGCCGACAAGCGGCCCTACGAAGACGATAAACGGCGTGCTGTAGCCAGGAGCGCATCCAGCATGAGGTCAAGACGAGCGCGGCCGCGCTGCCTAGTAAGCGGGTGCCAGTGCTGCAGAAAAGTAAGTAATTTGAAGAAGGAGTCGGACGCTCGCCTCGGAAACACCCGCTCAATCACCATTTTATTACGCGTTGTCCAAAAAGTCCACAACAAGGCCGCAAAAATAAGCCAAAATAAGCGACGCTGCCGCACAGGTTGGGTAGCCCTGGTTTGGAGGAAGTTTGCGAGGTCCGGGGCCTCCCAGTCGGGCCCTAGCGCCTCACGGACGAACGTCCATAGGACCCGAGCCGCGGTACATGAGAATAGGGTGTGAGTCCCATACTCGGGCACCGTGCATAAGGGGCACATGCCATCCCCCGGGCCTTGCCTCTTACGCACCTCGGTCCCCGAAGGGAGGCGATCTCTAAGGAGTTGCCAAACAAAGATCTTGATCTTCAAGGGCAAAGGGGCCTTCCACAAGGCAGAAATCCAAGGAATGGTGGGGAACCGACATAATGCCTGGTGTGTGGAGTTGACGGAGAACTCTCCCGACGGTGATAGCCGCCAGGACACGGTGTCTGAATGATCCGACAATACCAGCGGTAGGGCTGCACGTAGCCTAGACCACTCGATATTCTCCGTCTGCCCAAACATCCGACGAAACCGTATATCCCAGTGCCCAGAGCGTGCAGCCACGGAGACGAGGAGTAACATGCCCGCGCAGATCGAGAACAGGACAGGGAATCCAATCCTCAGGGGCTCGGTACCCATCCATGGGTCCAGCCAGAATTGGGTCCCATTCCCATTACCTATAGAGAAGGAGATTCCTACACGAATGTCCTCCTTGATCCTTTGGATGGATCGCCAGAACTGGGATCCTCCAGAGCGGGAGCATGCCAGCAGGGGTTCTCCCCTTAGGTATTTTGCTTGGATGATTTGAAGCCACAAGCCCCCATCGCCTCGCATGATCCTCCACACCTATCTCAGCATGAGTGCGACATTCATAGGCCTCCCTGGTCCTTGGGCATGCACATGTCCGCCCACTTGACCATGTGATACTTCTGGCGGCCATTGGCTGCCTGCTAGAAGAACTTAGCAAGCTCCTTATCGAACGAGCCGTGTACGCCCTCCGGTAAGATATACATCCCCGTCATATACATGGGGAGGCTCGCAAGGTTAGAACTAATAAGGGCCGATTTACTCGCCTTAGAGGTAAACCGTCCGCGCCACGGCTCAGCCCGGCACGCCATACGTCCTAGCATCGGGTCAAATGCACTCATCAGAATCTTCGTATCAGCCATTGACATCCCCAAGTAAGTGATGGGGAACGTGGCCAGCCTGCAGTTTAGGTTATCCGCAATGCTTTGTTGCTCTACCGCGGAGAACCCTAGGACTACCACCTCGCTCTTATCAAAATTGATCTTCAGTCTCGACATAGCCTCGAAGCAGAGGAGGAGAAACTTAAGATTCACGATGTCAAGGTCTGACCCCTCCACCATGATCATGGTGTCATCTGCATATTGGAGGTGGGTGACTCCTCCCCCCGGGATCAGGTGGCCAACTACCCCCGATAGGTGGCAAAATCTCCTAGCTTTATCCAGGATGCCAGCCAAAGCATcaacgacgaggttgaagaggaGGGGGAGATCGGGTTCCCTTGCTTCACTCCTGCAGAGGACGTAAAGAATGGTCCCACCTCGCCATTAATATTAATCGCCGTCCTTCCGGACCGAACCAATTGCATGATCCATGAACACCATCTGTCGTCAAAGCGCTGGTGAAACTATGTGTAAAACCTGTTGTAGTACGGTAGGTTTCATTTCTGTTTTAGGACTATGCTGATTCATTAATATTGGGATGGGGGGGGTTCTGTTTTGGCTCTTTCCCCAATAATTTCAAACTTCTATGGGGTTGGCACTCACCTCGGTGAAGGTATTGTTTGTTGGAGCTGTGACACTCTATCCCTTGTCCATTAGTCTCCGAGAGAAACAAATAGATCCATCTAGGACCCCAATGGTGGCACGCGTTGCATCCCCCTCCCCCTTACGAATCATCCATGAGCCCCTTCACTTTTTGCCATTTTGTTGCCAGGACAGAGCGTCCGGATTCCACGTGTGGCCCTTATCACTCACGGAGCTTAGGCAAAGTCCAAATGGGCCATGGTCTGCCCAGCTCTGGAGCTTCTCCTCCCATTATAACCAGCCCATGGGTCACAAAAAACCAACCAGTAGCAATCCTTACAGCCTGGCCTGCCCAACTATTTTGGTGCAAGCTCCGCCACTGGCCCTTATACGACAACCATGACGGTGCCGAGTGATGGATTGCATTCTTCTACCGAATTCAGAGCTTCCTTTTCATTGTATTGTATGTCTCATGCCAACAATGATTTAGTGCCACAACTATGTCATTTTCATTGTTGGCTACCTGCGACCGATGTGTCATCGAGGGGGTGATGATGATAATGTTGTGGTGGCGTCGATGCTAACTGGGTAACTCGTCTTTTTAAGAGAAGGTCATCATGGCTAGCTTTATTTATATcatatgatagttatattatcCATGAGCTTGCTGACTAGACAACCAGGGGGGTCATTATCTAACTAAAAGAAAAGTTATTACAATAACTATAGTTTGCTAGCATATGCACGGATCGATTAAAAAAACGAAAACAATGCTTAAACGGGACCCTTCTTATTGTTGTAGCTATATCCACACACTCCGTGAAAATTGCCGCCGTAGCATCCCACTATTTTACAATACAACAATACTTTTTTGGTAGAAGATAAGAACTTTTTTTTGACCTGTAGACTTTTTATATATTAGAAAAAGACAAGAATTCCTTTTGTTATTTATGAGATAAAACATGTTCTGGTGGCCGTTGGATGTTATTTGGATGGCAGGGATTGGATGATTACTTAGTGGCTCAGCCTAAGTTAATTAGAGAATCCCCCACCACACACCACACCATCGCAGGAGACACACGCCGCATCCCACAtccaacgccaccgccgccgccgccccgccgtcggCGTCATGCTCCACCTCCGGCAGCGCGTCCTCTCCCATCTCCTCTCCGCCGCTCCCCATCCTTCCACCTCCCCACTCCTCTCTCTCCACCGCCTCCTCTCCACCGCCCAGGCACTCAAGGCCTCCGCCAAGCTCTCCCACCTCAAGTCCCCGGCCAAGCCCGACGCCGTCCTCGCCTTCCTCGCCGACCTCGGCCTCTCCGGCGCCGATGTCGCGGCCGTCGTCGCCAAGGATCCGCAGTTCATCTGCGCCGGCGTGGAGAGAACTCTGGCCCCTGTCGTCGCGGGGCTCACCGGCCTCGGCCTGTCAAATGCTGAGATTGCGCGCCTCGTCTCGCTCACCCCCGGCTACTTCCGCTGCAGATCCGTCGTCTCCAAGCTAGAGTACTACCTTCCACTCTTCGGCTCCATCGAGAACATGGTCCGGCCGCTCAAACATGACCACTTCTTCCTCCGCTCTGACCTCGAGAGGGTGGTCAAGCCAAATGTCAAGCTCCTAGCAGAGTGCGGGCTAGGTGCTTGTGATATTGCCAAGCTGTTCATCCGTACGTCAAGGATGCTTAGCGCTAAACCAGGGCGTGTCCTGGCGATGGTTGCGTGCGCCGAAGGTATAGGTGTGCCCCGTGGCTCTGTAATGTTCAGGCAAGCGCTGCACGCCGTCTCATACATCAGCGAGGACAAGATCGCTGCCAAAGTGGACTACTTGAAGAAGACGTTTAGGTGGTCGGATGCCGAGGTTGGCATTGCTGTGTCCAAGGGGCCGTTTATGCTGGCGAGGTCAAAGGACATGCTGAAGCGCAGGTCCGACTTCCTTATCTCTGAGGTGGGGTTGCAGCCGGCCTACATTGCTCATCGCCCGGCTATGCTCACCTACAGCCTGGAGGGCCGGCTCAGGCCCCGCTACTATGTTGTCAAATTTCTCAAGGAAAATGGATTGCTAGAGCACGGGCGGGGCTACTATACAACACTGGTTAAGACTGAGAAGGTTTTCATGGAAAAGTTCATCTGCCCACACAAGGAAGCCGCACCACACCTCGCTGAAGACTACGCGACTGCTTGCAAAGGGGAAGTGCCGGCTAGATCCAGATTTACATGAACCAAGAATGGGCTATGAAAATTGGTAAACCGTGTACGGTGCAACAAAGTTTTCATTGTGCAGGAAGCTGGTAATTCCTATTTTGGTATACTTTGCCTAACTGGATGTTGGTTATCTGCTCTGTTAGATGCTGGTATGGTCATTGCCAACGCTTGATGAAATGAAACTGATAATTTCAATCCTGATATGTTAGTGTTATCATTTAGTAGAGCAGAAACCATGACTTGGTTGTGAACTTGTTCATCCTCATGCCATTTTATTTATAACTTGGAACTAAGTGAGAGCATGCCGTTCTGCATTGTATTAAAATTTCTATTTTGAAATCTAATGCATTCTGGGCGAAGTTGGCTTGCACCGATGGCATTGGTGTGCCCTGTGACTCTGGGATGTTCAGACACACCCTGTGCATTGTTGCATTCCTTGGCGGGAAAAATATCACTGCCAAAATGGAGTACCTGAAGAAGGCGTTCAGGTTGAGTGATGCCGAGGGTGAGTATTCCTGTGTCTAAGGTTCTGATTTTGTTGAGGGCGTCCAAAGAATCGCTTCAGCGAAGGTTTGAGTTCCTCATCTCTGATTGGGGTTGGAACAGGCTTGTACATTGCTTATGGCCAAGCCATGTTCTTTTATAGCCTGGAGGGCGCGCTGAAATCTTTGTTTTGCTGTAAAGTTTCTTACGACAATTAACAAATTTAAATGCTTAGTGCACCATAAAGGTTTTGCTTGGCACTGTAAGCTGGCAAGCTTTGTTTCAGTGTTCTTGCCTAACAAGATGTTGGTTGTCCAGTATGGTATGTCTGTCGCATGCAAGAAATTATTTCCATGAGTCCTCATATGTCCGTGTCATCATTTTTTTTTTCTGACTGTCTGTTCTGGACCCTTTTTTTGGGAACAAATTGGACTTGCTGATGGCCACAACACATTGATCAATCCAAGGATGCAGTTTTGATCTAGTTGCTTGCTCTAGTTTGTGTGAGCTGAATATCTTCTTTATGCAGTATCTTTCTTTGAAGGTATTAAATGATGTGAAAGTAATT
The sequence above is a segment of the Aegilops tauschii subsp. strangulata cultivar AL8/78 chromosome 6, Aet v6.0, whole genome shotgun sequence genome. Coding sequences within it:
- the LOC141025667 gene encoding uncharacterized protein — protein: MIMVEGSDLDIVNLKFLLLCFEAMSRLKINFDKSEVVVLGFSAVEQQSIADNLNCRLATFPITYLGMSMADTKILMSAFDPMLGRMACRAEPWRGRFTSKASKSALISSNLASLPMYMTGMYILPEGVHGSFDKELAKFF
- the LOC109732915 gene encoding uncharacterized protein, coding for MLHLRQRVLSHLLSAAPHPSTSPLLSLHRLLSTAQALKASAKLSHLKSPAKPDAVLAFLADLGLSGADVAAVVAKDPQFICAGVERTLAPVVAGLTGLGLSNAEIARLVSLTPGYFRCRSVVSKLEYYLPLFGSIENMVRPLKHDHFFLRSDLERVVKPNVKLLAECGLGACDIAKLFIRTSRMLSAKPGRVLAMVACAEGIGVPRGSVMFRQALHAVSYISEDKIAAKVDYLKKTFRWSDAEVGIAVSKGPFMLARSKDMLKRRSDFLISEVGLQPAYIAHRPAMLTYSLEGRLRPRYYVVKFLKENGLLEHGRGYYTTLVKTEKVFMEKFICPHKEAAPHLAEDYATACKGEVPARSRFT